TCGACCAGCCCGGCATAGTCTTCCAGCGAGATCAGGCCGGTGCAGGGGGCCGAGCAGCGCTTGATCTGATGCAGCATGCAGGGACGGGTGCGGGTCTCGTAGACGCTGTCCGAACAGGACCGCAGCAGGAAGGCCTTCTGCAGGGTGTTCAGGGTCCGGTTCACGGCCCAGGTGGAGGCGAACGGCCCGAAATAGTCGCCGGGGGTCGTGTGGGAGCCGCGGTGCTTGCGGACCTGGGGCGCGCGGTGGTCCTTGCGGATCATCAGCTCGGCGAACGACTTGTCGTCGCGCAGGACCACGTTGAAGCGCGGCTTCAGCTTCTTGATGAAGTTGGATTCGAGCAGCAGGGCCTCGGTCTCGGACGCCGTGACCACCAGCTCCATCGACCGGGTCAGGGAGACCATCAGGCCGATGCGCTGCGTGTGGAACCGCCCTTGCGCGTACTGAAGGATGCGCTTCTTGATCGACCGCGCCTTGCCCACATAGAGGCAGGTCCCGTCCTCGCCGTACATGCGATAGACGCCCGGCTTGTCCGGCGCGCGCCGGGCCTCGTCGCGGATCAGGTCGGCTCCCGCGTGGATCGGCGTTTCGAGATTCGATTCCTCGGTCATTGACGCCGATATAGGCGTCCGGCGTTCACGCGGCGATGCCTGTCTGCGCCGCTGTCTATCGGCGAGCCTGGGCGATGAAGCGGGCGGCCCGTTCGCCTTGGGGATCGCCCGGCTGGCCGAAGCCGACATTGATCTCGCGATGACTGTCCCCGGGCGCGACGATGACCTCTGCCGAACCCCCGGCCTGCTGAAGCACGCGGGCCAGCCCCTCGCTCTGGGCCCGGGAGTCGGCCCGGCTGGCGATGTAGAAGATCAGGAACGGCGGAAGCGGGACGCCGGGCGCGATCCTGAGGGTCGGCGACAGGGCCGCGGCCTGGTCGCCGAAGGCCTCGTCGTAGAGCCGGGTCAGAATTCGTCCGGCGAAGCCGTTCCCGCGGTCTCCCGTGGCGTCGTACCCGGCCCCGTCCAGAAGGATGACGCCCGCGAGGTCCGAGGGGGCGAGGCCATGCTCGGCCAGATAGACCGGATCGACGCCGACCAGGGCGGCGAGGTGGGCCCCGGCCGAATGACCCATCAGATAGAGGTCGCGGCCGGGATGCCGTCGGACGAGATCGGCCAGGGCCGCGGCCACGTCCCGGGCCTGTTCGCGCGGCGTCACCTCCGGCACCAGCCGATAGCCGATCGAGGCGAGCACCAGGCCATGGCGTTCGGCGAAGTCCGGCAAGGCATGGACCATGCTCCGGTCGCCATGCGCCCAGCCGCCGCCGTGGACATAGGCCAGGATGGGACCCGCGGCGTCCGGCCGGTACAGGTCGTAGGCCTGACGGTCGTCGGCGCCGACCGGGATCCGCTCATGCGGAGCCGCCGCGTCCGCCTGGCCGCTCCCGGACCGTCGATGGCGCAGGCCGCCCCGCGCGCTCTGGGCGGCGGCGGAGGTTGCACCGCCCGCCAGCACGACGGCGGCGAAAAGGATCGTGCGGCGGGAAAGGCGCGTCACCATCATCTCCATGGGCCTTCGACCTGAACGGACGGTTGCGGCGTTTCCGTCGGCGCTACGGCTGCAGTCGACCCTTGGCCTTCTGCGCCGGGAAC
This DNA window, taken from Brevundimonas subvibrioides ATCC 15264, encodes the following:
- a CDS encoding alpha/beta hydrolase, encoding MVTRLSRRTILFAAVVLAGGATSAAAQSARGGLRHRRSGSGQADAAAPHERIPVGADDRQAYDLYRPDAAGPILAYVHGGGWAHGDRSMVHALPDFAERHGLVLASIGYRLVPEVTPREQARDVAAALADLVRRHPGRDLYLMGHSAGAHLAALVGVDPVYLAEHGLAPSDLAGVILLDGAGYDATGDRGNGFAGRILTRLYDEAFGDQAAALSPTLRIAPGVPLPPFLIFYIASRADSRAQSEGLARVLQQAGGSAEVIVAPGDSHREINVGFGQPGDPQGERAARFIAQARR